The proteins below are encoded in one region of Asticcacaulis excentricus CB 48:
- a CDS encoding endo-1,4-beta-xylanase codes for MTSKSQALPRRTALAAMGAALLSACGRGEAATGAIAPLKSHVPFPLGVCAMTAQMGDPQWAAMIATHFDRITPEWEMKMEYILQPDGSLRFDAPDRIVQQARNYGQSVLGHTLIWYAQDGDYFQKLKSQRQAFEAAYRAYIRDVMAHYIGYVDGWDVVNEPILDDGSDLRDCLWREVLGDDYIDIAYQAAHEADPACPLILNDYNLEYYPAKRKRFLALVEGMLKRGVPLQVLGTQTHIAADLPRGAIRETLRDLAATGLKIHLSELDISLKEAAKNALDFRNYRDAQRALYEEAAEAYAALPTAQQFGLTVWGLRDKDSWYNRKDKGLIADEPLLFDDAGQLKPVGQAFVKAL; via the coding sequence GTGACGTCGAAATCCCAGGCCCTTCCCCGTCGAACGGCTCTGGCCGCTATGGGCGCCGCCCTGCTCAGCGCCTGCGGGCGCGGCGAAGCGGCCACCGGTGCCATCGCGCCTCTGAAATCGCACGTGCCGTTTCCGCTCGGCGTCTGCGCGATGACCGCGCAGATGGGCGACCCGCAATGGGCCGCCATGATCGCCACCCATTTCGACCGCATCACGCCGGAATGGGAGATGAAGATGGAATACATCCTCCAGCCCGACGGCAGCCTGCGCTTTGATGCGCCCGACCGCATCGTGCAGCAGGCCCGAAACTATGGTCAGTCCGTTCTGGGGCACACCCTGATCTGGTACGCGCAGGACGGCGACTATTTCCAGAAGCTGAAAAGCCAACGCCAGGCGTTCGAGGCCGCCTATCGCGCCTATATCCGCGACGTGATGGCCCACTACATCGGCTATGTCGATGGCTGGGACGTGGTCAATGAACCAATCCTCGACGACGGTTCGGACCTGCGCGACTGCCTGTGGCGCGAGGTTTTGGGCGACGACTACATCGATATCGCCTATCAGGCCGCGCATGAAGCCGACCCCGCCTGCCCGCTGATCCTCAACGACTACAATCTCGAATACTATCCGGCCAAGCGCAAACGCTTCCTCGCTCTGGTCGAGGGGATGCTGAAACGCGGCGTGCCCCTGCAGGTTCTGGGCACGCAAACCCATATCGCCGCTGATCTGCCCAGAGGCGCAATCCGCGAAACCCTGCGTGATCTGGCGGCAACGGGCCTGAAAATCCATCTGTCAGAGCTCGACATCAGCCTGAAAGAAGCGGCGAAAAACGCGCTCGATTTTCGCAATTACCGCGACGCCCAGCGCGCCCTTTATGAAGAGGCCGCCGAAGCCTATGCGGCCCTGCCCACTGCTCAACAGTTCGGCTTGACCGTTTGGGGCCTGCGCGACAAGGACTCGTGGTATAATCGCAAGGACAAAGGGCTGATCGCCGACGAGCCACTCTTGTTCGATGATGCGGGGCAGTTGAAACCCGTCGGTCAGGCCTTCGTTAAGGCGCTGTAG
- a CDS encoding flagellar export protein FliJ yields MASWVKSLIRISTFEVETLQKRLAEVATRRTHVEMKISTLDAELALEIARAAQEPAFSFDLTAYKRGWTQRREQCVSELELIAHEEAGIRDSLNGAFEELKKFEHVAETTRLSKMAAELKRESAAMDEAALRLRFAG; encoded by the coding sequence ATGGCCTCGTGGGTAAAGTCTCTGATCCGTATTTCGACTTTCGAGGTGGAGACGCTGCAGAAACGTCTGGCCGAGGTCGCCACCCGCCGCACGCATGTCGAAATGAAAATTTCGACGCTTGATGCCGAACTGGCGCTTGAAATCGCCCGCGCCGCGCAGGAACCCGCCTTCAGCTTCGACCTGACCGCCTATAAAAGAGGCTGGACTCAACGCCGCGAACAGTGCGTCTCTGAGCTGGAGCTGATCGCGCACGAAGAAGCCGGTATCCGCGACTCGCTGAACGGGGCCTTTGAAGAACTAAAAAAGTTTGAGCACGTCGCCGAAACGACCCGGCTGTCGAAGATGGCCGCTGAACTGAAGCGCGAAAGCGCGGCTATGGACGAAGCCGCCCTGCGTTTGCGCTTTGCCGGTTAA
- a CDS encoding DNA/RNA helicase domain-containing protein gives MRAYYTADREKFFSDSDDQILGELARANPFAFDLEQRARGFNGWQHYKFAGTKWRHVNDAYAQLYLKNAYRVILTRVRQGMVVFVPKGDADDPTRPPGFYDAIWQFLIDCGLPALAVSG, from the coding sequence ATGCGCGCCTATTATACTGCCGACCGGGAGAAATTCTTCAGCGATTCCGATGATCAGATCCTCGGTGAACTGGCACGCGCCAATCCCTTTGCGTTTGATCTGGAACAAAGGGCGCGTGGCTTCAACGGCTGGCAGCACTACAAATTCGCCGGCACCAAATGGCGCCATGTAAACGATGCCTATGCGCAGCTTTATCTGAAGAACGCCTATCGGGTTATTCTCACCCGCGTGCGGCAAGGCATGGTTGTCTTCGTGCCCAAGGGGGATGCCGATGATCCGACCCGTCCCCCCGGATTCTATGATGCGATTTGGCAGTTTCTGATAGACTGCGGCTTGCCGGCGCTGGCGGTATCGGGTTAG
- a CDS encoding DUF4262 domain-containing protein: MTNALDRDDEHFSDYERKIVRCVREHGWFATSVSADEEGPDFTYSIGFEATVSQPEIIMFSIKHGHDFLGDIYSLMKNGRTLELGIRVPEILRNLDVVFLPVDKRFYAEYPLSARWFYGHENFALWQMVWPDHNGLFPWQDGFAPEFAESQPDLSFGNWGGLKAA; encoded by the coding sequence ATGACGAATGCACTCGATAGGGATGATGAGCATTTCAGTGACTACGAACGTAAGATCGTTCGTTGCGTGCGTGAACATGGCTGGTTCGCGACAAGTGTGTCAGCGGACGAGGAAGGTCCGGATTTCACCTATTCTATTGGGTTTGAAGCCACGGTTTCGCAACCTGAAATCATCATGTTCTCTATCAAGCACGGGCATGATTTTCTTGGCGATATCTACAGCCTTATGAAGAACGGAAGAACCTTAGAATTGGGCATCAGGGTTCCCGAAATTTTGCGAAATCTCGATGTTGTTTTCCTTCCGGTTGATAAGCGGTTTTATGCTGAATACCCCTTATCTGCCCGTTGGTTTTACGGACATGAGAATTTTGCCCTTTGGCAAATGGTATGGCCGGATCATAACGGGCTGTTTCCATGGCAGGATGGCTTTGCACCTGAGTTCGCGGAGTCTCAACCTGACCTGAGTTTTGGCAATTGGGGTGGCTTGAAAGCGGCATAG
- the flhA gene encoding flagellar biosynthesis protein FlhA, producing MADAATANTGVQPFKLSEVAGWLKRGEVVMAVGIMMIIVFLIIPIPAILLDLLLSISIATSVLILMTAILIKKPLEFSAFPTVLLITTLFRLALNVASTRLILSHGHEGHAAAGATIQAFGQLIMQGNFIIGLIVFAIFILINFVVITKGSGRIAEVSARFTLDSMPGKQMAIDADLSAGIIDMEEAKRKRKEVEMESNFFGAMDGASKFVRGDAIAGLIITGINIVGGILIGILSHGMPAGEAASTYIQLTVGDGLVTQIPALIISMGAGFLVSKSGVDGSADKALVAQLAMNPVVLGMVSATAGVLGLVPGMPIIPFAAIAIGAGFLAWKLGRKPKEDPAAAAAALEAAPAAPTEETMAETLAIDDVKVELGLGLLGLINDNDGRKLTDQIKALRRTLAQEYGFVMPFVRLMDNMRLPTQGYAIRLKEMEAGAGEVRLGQLMVMDPSGRQVELPGEHMKEPAFGIPATWIDNALREEATFMGYTIVDPATVLTTHLTEILKDNMSELLSYSEVAKLLKDAPEGQKKLIDDLIPSVVTVATLQRVLQALLKERVSIRDLPAILEALGEVAPHTKSVTQMVEHVRSRLGRQLCWQNRAEDGALPIVTLSNDWENAFAGSLIGVGEERQLSMAPSQLQEFIRAVRDTFEQVSMSGEVAVLLTSPGIRPYVRSIVERFRGNTTVMSQNEIHPKVRLRTVGQV from the coding sequence GTGGCGGACGCGGCAACAGCCAATACAGGGGTTCAGCCCTTTAAGCTGTCTGAGGTCGCGGGCTGGCTGAAGCGCGGTGAAGTCGTGATGGCCGTCGGCATCATGATGATCATCGTCTTTCTGATCATCCCGATCCCGGCCATCCTGCTCGACCTGCTTCTGTCTATCTCGATTGCCACCTCGGTGCTGATCCTGATGACGGCCATCCTGATCAAGAAGCCGCTGGAATTTTCCGCCTTCCCGACGGTGCTGCTGATCACCACCCTGTTCCGACTGGCGCTGAACGTCGCCTCAACGCGCCTGATCCTCAGTCACGGCCACGAAGGTCACGCCGCCGCCGGTGCGACCATTCAGGCCTTTGGCCAGTTGATCATGCAGGGTAACTTCATCATCGGGCTGATCGTCTTTGCGATCTTCATCCTGATCAACTTCGTGGTCATCACGAAGGGGTCCGGCCGGATTGCCGAAGTGTCGGCGCGCTTCACCCTCGACTCTATGCCGGGCAAGCAGATGGCCATTGATGCCGACCTGTCTGCGGGCATCATCGACATGGAAGAGGCCAAGCGCAAGCGCAAGGAAGTCGAGATGGAGTCGAACTTCTTCGGCGCCATGGACGGTGCCTCGAAGTTCGTGCGCGGCGATGCGATCGCCGGTCTGATCATTACCGGCATCAATATCGTCGGCGGTATCCTGATCGGCATTCTGTCGCACGGTATGCCGGCGGGTGAGGCGGCTTCGACCTATATCCAGTTGACCGTCGGTGACGGTCTGGTGACGCAGATCCCGGCCCTAATCATCTCGATGGGTGCGGGTTTTCTGGTGTCGAAGTCAGGCGTCGATGGCTCGGCCGACAAGGCGCTGGTGGCTCAGCTGGCCATGAACCCGGTCGTGCTCGGCATGGTGTCGGCCACGGCGGGCGTGCTGGGCCTCGTGCCCGGTATGCCGATCATTCCGTTTGCGGCGATTGCGATCGGGGCGGGTTTCCTGGCGTGGAAGCTGGGGCGCAAGCCCAAGGAAGATCCTGCCGCGGCAGCCGCCGCTCTGGAGGCCGCGCCTGCCGCGCCGACCGAAGAAACCATGGCCGAAACGCTTGCTATTGACGATGTGAAGGTCGAGCTGGGGCTGGGGCTTCTGGGCCTGATCAACGATAATGACGGACGCAAGCTGACCGATCAGATCAAGGCCCTGCGCCGCACGCTGGCGCAGGAATACGGCTTCGTCATGCCGTTCGTTCGCCTGATGGACAATATGCGCCTGCCGACTCAAGGCTATGCCATCCGTCTCAAGGAGATGGAGGCCGGTGCCGGTGAGGTGCGTCTGGGGCAACTGATGGTGATGGACCCGTCAGGGCGTCAGGTCGAACTGCCGGGCGAGCACATGAAGGAGCCGGCGTTTGGTATTCCGGCGACCTGGATCGACAATGCCCTGCGCGAAGAAGCGACATTCATGGGCTACACGATTGTCGATCCAGCCACCGTCCTGACCACGCACCTGACCGAAATTCTCAAGGACAATATGTCGGAGCTGCTGTCCTATTCGGAGGTAGCCAAGCTGCTGAAAGACGCGCCGGAAGGTCAGAAAAAGCTGATCGACGACCTGATCCCGTCTGTGGTGACGGTGGCGACGCTGCAACGGGTTTTGCAGGCGCTATTGAAAGAGCGGGTCTCAATCCGCGACCTGCCCGCCATCCTCGAAGCGCTGGGCGAAGTGGCCCCGCATACCAAGTCGGTGACCCAGATGGTCGAGCATGTGCGCTCACGTCTGGGGCGACAATTGTGCTGGCAGAACCGCGCCGAAGATGGAGCCTTGCCCATTGTTACCCTGTCGAACGACTGGGAAAACGCCTTTGCCGGATCGCTGATCGGAGTGGGCGAGGAGCGGCAGCTGTCGATGGCCCCGTCGCAGCTTCAGGAGTTTATCCGCGCGGTGCGCGATACGTTCGAGCAAGTGTCCATGTCGGGTGAAGTCGCCGTCCTGCTGACCAGCCCCGGCATCCGCCCCTATGTGCGTTCGATCGTTGAGCGCTTCCGCGGCAACACCACCGTCATGAGCCAGAACGAAATCCATCCGAAGGTCCGCCTGCGGACGGTGGGACAGGTTTAG
- a CDS encoding DUF4282 domain-containing protein encodes MGVIKKAFGSTKPKDIVVDLMTFDRLLTKPVIHIIYWAGLALVALGLFAVVGGAVGIAMREEMPWGIFLAVPFLIGGLLFLLAALLLWRSFCEFYVAIFRIADDLRALRAVTEGVKPVVAEPAANPVFTAPVEAPAAETVEGDVLENPFFVAKKAD; translated from the coding sequence ATGGGCGTTATCAAAAAAGCCTTCGGCAGCACAAAGCCGAAAGACATCGTCGTCGATTTGATGACCTTTGACCGCCTGCTGACCAAGCCGGTCATCCATATCATCTACTGGGCCGGTCTGGCGCTTGTGGCGCTGGGCCTGTTTGCCGTGGTCGGTGGCGCGGTCGGCATCGCCATGCGCGAAGAAATGCCGTGGGGGATTTTTCTGGCCGTGCCGTTCCTGATCGGCGGGCTCCTTTTCCTCCTCGCGGCGCTGCTGCTGTGGCGGTCCTTTTGTGAGTTTTACGTCGCCATCTTCCGGATCGCCGATGACCTCCGCGCCTTGCGCGCGGTGACCGAAGGCGTAAAGCCGGTGGTGGCGGAGCCCGCCGCCAATCCAGTGTTTACGGCCCCTGTCGAGGCCCCGGCCGCCGAAACGGTCGAAGGTGATGTGCTGGAAAATCCGTTCTTCGTCGCCAAAAAGGCGGACTGA
- the fliI gene encoding flagellar protein export ATPase FliI, translated as MQDLLHTARNIDPMQVYGRVAVVNGLLIEAKGGMSFMEVGSRCEIMRRHDTPLPVEVVGFREDRALMMPFGPVEGVAPGAEIRISNEGAKVYPSTAWLGRIIDAFGDPIDGLGPLPKGGIGYPLKAAPPPAHSRARVGERLDLGVRAMNVFTTCCRGQRLGVFAGSGVGKSVLLSMLAREAACDAVVVGLIGERGREVREFVEETLGEAGISRAIVVVATSDEPALKRRQAAYMTLALSEFLRDQGLEVLCLMDSVTRFAMAQREIGLATGEPPTTKGYTPTCFAELPKLLERAGPGPLLPDGTQTGPITGLFTVLVDGDDHNEPIADAVRGILDGHIVMSRSIAERGRFPAIDVLKSISRTMPGCQTLAEREVVRNARAVMSAYTNMEELIRIGAYRTGADPLVDRAIQLNPSIEQFLSQSPDEATSLDDSFTLLGQILSSQ; from the coding sequence ATGCAGGACCTTCTCCATACCGCTCGCAATATCGACCCGATGCAGGTCTATGGCCGTGTGGCTGTGGTCAATGGCTTGCTGATCGAAGCCAAGGGCGGCATGTCGTTCATGGAGGTCGGCTCGCGCTGCGAGATCATGCGCCGGCACGACACCCCCCTGCCCGTCGAAGTCGTCGGCTTCCGCGAAGACCGCGCCCTGATGATGCCCTTCGGCCCGGTCGAAGGCGTGGCGCCCGGTGCAGAAATCCGCATCTCCAACGAAGGGGCGAAGGTCTATCCTTCGACCGCCTGGCTGGGGCGGATTATTGATGCCTTTGGTGATCCCATCGACGGGCTGGGCCCCCTGCCCAAGGGCGGCATTGGTTATCCGCTGAAAGCCGCACCGCCGCCTGCCCATTCGCGGGCGCGGGTGGGGGAGCGCCTTGACCTCGGTGTGCGGGCGATGAACGTCTTTACCACCTGCTGCCGCGGGCAGCGTCTGGGGGTGTTCGCCGGTTCCGGCGTCGGCAAGTCGGTGCTTTTGTCCATGCTGGCGCGCGAAGCGGCCTGTGACGCGGTCGTGGTCGGGCTGATCGGCGAACGCGGCCGCGAAGTGCGTGAATTTGTCGAAGAGACGTTGGGCGAAGCTGGCATTTCCCGCGCCATCGTCGTCGTCGCCACCTCCGATGAGCCCGCGCTGAAACGCCGTCAGGCCGCCTATATGACGCTGGCCCTGTCAGAGTTTCTGCGCGATCAGGGGCTTGAGGTCCTGTGTCTGATGGACTCTGTAACGCGCTTTGCCATGGCCCAGCGCGAGATCGGTCTGGCCACCGGAGAGCCGCCGACGACCAAGGGCTATACCCCTACCTGCTTCGCCGAATTGCCCAAGCTGCTGGAGCGCGCTGGCCCCGGCCCGCTGCTGCCCGACGGGACGCAAACCGGCCCCATCACCGGGCTGTTCACCGTTCTGGTCGATGGCGATGACCACAATGAGCCGATTGCCGATGCCGTGCGCGGTATCCTTGACGGCCACATCGTTATGAGCCGTTCGATTGCTGAGCGCGGCCGCTTCCCGGCCATCGACGTGCTAAAAAGCATCAGCCGCACCATGCCAGGGTGCCAGACGCTCGCCGAACGTGAGGTGGTGCGCAATGCCCGTGCCGTCATGTCGGCCTATACGAACATGGAAGAACTGATCCGCATCGGGGCCTATCGCACAGGCGCCGATCCGCTGGTCGATCGGGCGATTCAGCTCAACCCCAGCATCGAACAATTTCTGTCGCAAAGCCCCGATGAGGCCACAAGTCTTGACGACTCCTTTACCCTTTTGGGCCAGATTCTCAGCTCTCAATAA